TTACAGAAAGTAACGTAAATGTATTGAAATTAAGTGAATATAACGAACTTACGAGAGCACTCGGGTACCAACATGAAACGATTGAAAAAGAAGATGAAATTTTACTAATCCCTGGGAGGGTGTCACAAAAGCAAGAATTTAAAAATGGTGACTATAAAAAAATATTGAAGTCATTCAAGGAGATTGGACAAAGACATTTCGTGTGAAGAAAACTGTAGAGAATTTAGTTTTACCACATGATTCTAGTAGTATTTATATTGCTGTTCAAGATCATGTGTATAATGAAATTCCTCTGACGAGTAATCCAGAGGATAAAGATATTCAATATCGTACTTACGGATTTGTTGTAGATGATTGGATAAGAACGAAAGAGATTTCAAATCAATTAAAGAGTATATTCGATAAAGATCTTAGGGACAGTGATTTCTACTTTGTAGCTTTAACATTAAACTTGTTGGAGGCAAAGCAAAAGAATGGTTTATTACTTATGGCAAGTGTTTTAGTCGGAATCGTTTTCTTTACATTTGCTGCTAGTTTTATTTATTTCCGATTATACACTGATTTGGACCGTGATCAACAACAATATAAAATGATTTCGAAAATGGGATTAAGTAAACAAGAGTTAAAAAAAGTTGTAACGAGACAGTTATTATTAATGTTCTTCTTACCGATTGCTGTTGCGGTGATTCATACTGTAGTAGCGTATACGGCACTGCAACAATTAGTTAGTTTTTCTATTTTAAATAGCTCGATTGTTATTTTAATTTCATTTATATGTATACAAGTTTTATATTTCTTTATTACTCGTTGGCGTTACCTACAAAAGCTTTATAAGACTATGGAGCAATAAAGGATATCAACTAATAAAATTACAGAAAAACATGTAAAAAATGATATGAATTATGAAAGGAACCGTGATGAAAAGAACTTTAACTATTTTTATGTTAACTATAATATTTTTAATAAGCTTTAGTGCATGCTCTAAGAAGGATAACTCGTTTCCTGCAAACGGTGTATTAATTATTGGAGATGAAAATAATATTTCACCAATTATTAATCGTTATCAAGAAATTACGAAAGAAAATGAAGTGTTTTCTGTGAAAAAAGGTGAAGTTGGAAATGGACATGTATTAATTTTAAATGAATCTACAGCACTAGCACTGATTAAAGAAAAAATTTTTCATAAACGAGGTAATGGCTCCAATTATATTTTAGATACGTTACCAAAATTCCCAAAAGAAGGATCGCTATTGTTTACAAATGAAGACGAAAAGACTATGAAAAGTATTAAAATAGAAGGAAACGAGATTCCTGTTACATACGATAGTGACACTTGGATAGGTAACACCCGTAAATATCCAACGCAATCGTATGTGATTGTAGCAAAAAATAGCGTATATAAGGAAATAAAAGCAAATGAAACAAAAATGCATCTTCTTCAATTTAAAAAATCTATAGGTGACGAAAAACCTAAAATGTCGACAGATAATACAATGGTTAATGAAAATGTCAAAGTAAAAAAGCTAATTAAAGGTTTGGAAGGAGAAGTATCTTTTCAGTTTGTAACGATTGGAGAAAAATCTTAAAAAAGAGTTCGAGCTTGATAGAAACTTTATCAAGCTTGAACTCTTTTTAGTTTATAGACTATTCATATAAAAAAGATTACATTACTTCATTTAATCGAGTCTCGTTTGTTTCCTCAATCGCATTTGTATTTTGAGCTTCTTTTTCTTTACGAACTTTTTGTAGCATTTCAAGGATGATCCATAAAGGAACACCTTTATCTTTTAACATCTTCCATAAATCTAATTCATTAAATTTATGCTCTGGCTGTTTCATTTCTTTTTCGGATGAACGAATATCGAACTTGATAGGATCATTTACTTTCTTACTTTCAAGTTTAGTAGAAGAGATAGTATTATGCTCAAGATTAGATGGAGTTATTTTAGTAGGTTGAGACAATGTATGAATATTTGATCCAATTTGCATGATTTTTCCTCCTTTTGAAGCAATGAGATTAGTTTTCTTATGGTTTTTAAATCTTTTTAACATGAGGAAACTATATCTAATTATAAATTCAAATAAACAGATTTACAAGTTGTATTGTAAAAAGTAAATATTTATCAACATTTGTATATGTTTTCTATATATACAACGTATATAAAATACTTTACATTATGTTTAAGTTATTAAAGCATGCTGTATAGCGAAAAATGTAAACGTTTTATTAGGGGGAGAAAGTATGGGGAAGTTATTTTTTTAAATATGTTTTTTTGCATTAGTGGCTGTTTGTTCATTGGTAGCGAAAATAACATATGCTGAAGAGAGACAACAAAATAATTATCCGATCATTTTAGTAAATGGTTTTGCCGGATGGGGTAGAGAGGAAATGCTAGGGGTTAAATATTGGGGTGGTGTTCATGATATACAAGAAGATTTAAAACGCAATGGTTATACAGTTCATACCGCAGCTGTTGGACCAGTTTCTAGTAACTGGGACCGTGCATGTGAATTATACGCCCAAATTAACGGTGGAACAGTAGACTACGGTGCCGCACATGCTGAGAAACATGGACATAAGCGTTTTGGCAGAACTTATAGTGGTTTTGCGCCGAATTGGAGTGAAACAAATAAAATTCATTTAGTTGGGCATAGCATGGGTGGACAAACGATTAGAACATTAGTACAGCTATTAAAAGAAGGCAGTTATGAAGAAAAAAATTATGTGAAAAATCACCCAAACACCAAAATATCACCACTATTTGAGGGCGAGAAATCATATGTTCATAGTGTTACAACATTAGCAACTCCTCACAACGGTACAACACTTGCGGATGGTAGTCTTCTACTACCGTTCGTTAAAGATTTACTCATTACAGCTGCAAGTTTTGGAGGAAACGATAATTTATCACTATATGATTTTAAATTGGATCAATGGGGGTTAAAAAAGAATACTGGAGAGTCCTTTTTCCAATACAGTAATCGTATTCTAAATAGTTCAATTTGGAAAAATACAAAAGATATAAGTCAATGGGATTTAAGTACAGATGGTGCAAAGGAGTTAAATAATTGGGTAAAGACGCAACTGAATGTGTATTACTTATCCTATAGTGGACATGCATCACAAGCGGCACCTATAACGGGTTTACATTTGCCTCATATAACGATGAATAAAGTGTTAATGGGGAATGCATTTTTCTTAGGTTCCTATGCAAGGTATGAAGAAAATCGTCCATTAATTGATACTACTTGGTGGCAAAATGATGGTGTAGTAAATACAAGTTCTATGATTGCACCTTCTTCTAATGCTACTGTAAATAATAATGAGTCATTGCAGATTGGGAAATGGAATCATATCGAAACGAAAGCAAATTGGGACCATCTCGACATGGTAGGACTTAGTGTTTCAGACACGTTAGGTTTTTCTAGCATTCAAGAGTTTTATAGAGCAATTGCTGAAAAGTTATCACGTTTACCGAAATAGATAGTAATAAAGCGCTCTCGATGGAATTCGAGGGCGCTTTATATTATATTGAAAGAGGGCTTTGGTAGAAAAATATAGGGGGATATTATGAAAATTAAAGTTGTACTATCAGGATATGGAACAGTAGGAAGAGAGTTTATAAAATTATTAAATGAAAAATATTTATATATAAATGAAACGTATGGAATAGATTTAGTGGTAAGCGGTGTATTAGGCAGAAATGTTGCAATACATAATGAAGATGGATTATCTATTCATCATTTATTAAGATATGGTGGCGGTAGCTGTGCAATTGAAAAATATATTGAACAT
This genomic window from Bacillus anthracis str. Vollum contains:
- a CDS encoding DUF3914 domain-containing protein, which translates into the protein MQIGSNIHTLSQPTKITPSNLEHNTISSTKLESKKVNDPIKFDIRSSEKEMKQPEHKFNELDLWKMLKDKGVPLWIILEMLQKVRKEKEAQNTNAIEETNETRLNEVM
- a CDS encoding lipoprotein BA_5634 family protein, with the translated sequence MKRTLTIFMLTIIFLISFSACSKKDNSFPANGVLIIGDENNISPIINRYQEITKENEVFSVKKGEVGNGHVLILNESTALALIKEKIFHKRGNGSNYILDTLPKFPKEGSLLFTNEDEKTMKSIKIEGNEIPVTYDSDTWIGNTRKYPTQSYVIVAKNSVYKEIKANETKMHLLQFKKSIGDEKPKMSTDNTMVNENVKVKKLIKGLEGEVSFQFVTIGEKS
- a CDS encoding esterase/lipase family protein — its product is MCFFALVAVCSLVAKITYAEERQQNNYPIILVNGFAGWGREEMLGVKYWGGVHDIQEDLKRNGYTVHTAAVGPVSSNWDRACELYAQINGGTVDYGAAHAEKHGHKRFGRTYSGFAPNWSETNKIHLVGHSMGGQTIRTLVQLLKEGSYEEKNYVKNHPNTKISPLFEGEKSYVHSVTTLATPHNGTTLADGSLLLPFVKDLLITAASFGGNDNLSLYDFKLDQWGLKKNTGESFFQYSNRILNSSIWKNTKDISQWDLSTDGAKELNNWVKTQLNVYYLSYSGHASQAAPITGLHLPHITMNKVLMGNAFFLGSYARYEENRPLIDTTWWQNDGVVNTSSMIAPSSNATVNNNESLQIGKWNHIETKANWDHLDMVGLSVSDTLGFSSIQEFYRAIAEKLSRLPK